In a single window of the Branchiostoma floridae strain S238N-H82 chromosome 2, Bfl_VNyyK, whole genome shotgun sequence genome:
- the LOC118409094 gene encoding 1-deoxyxylulose-5-phosphate synthase YajO-like, which produces MADKTEYRFLGGSGLKVSSICLGTMTFGDWALLPGQCDEAASHAILDRYVELGGNFIDTADVYAEGRSEEIIGSWLEKQQRDKFVVATKVRSNTRKDINRQGLSRHHIMQSIDDSLRRLHTDYVDLYQIHMWDEAVPIEETLLALNDLVRAGKVRYLGASNVTGWQLQKIVDLSKSMGLNKWISLQVRHIWFYNEQFQDIFAEHRPYLALHKSTVKKKSAYNEPAETNGKTLAQVAIRWLLQKDVVSSVIIGAKTLQQLEDNMGAATGWEIAEEQMAELDTVSQMEPTYPYRMITSRNRDRVRKNLCQ; this is translated from the exons ATGGCCGACAAGACTGAGTACCGATTCCTGGGCGGCAGCGGTTTGAAGGTGTCCAGCATCTGCCTGGGCACCATGACGTTTGGAGACTGG GCGCTTTTGCCCGGCCAGTGCGACGAGGCTGCCTCCCATGCCATCCTGGATCGCTACGTGGAGCTGGGAGGGAACTTCATAGATACAGCAGACGTGTATGCAGAAGGCAGGTCTGAGGAAATAATAGGAAGCTGGTTGGAAAA GCAGCAGCGAGATAAGTTTGTTGTAGCCACCAAAGTTCGGTCCAACACCCGTAAAGACATCAACCGCCAAGGGCTAAGCCGCCATCACATCATGCAGTCCATAGACGATAGTCTGCGCAGGCTCCATACGGACTATGTGGACCTGTACCAG ATCCATATGTGGGACGAGGCTGTCCCCATCGAAGAGACCCTGTTAGCTCTGAATGACCTGGTGCGCGCAGGGAAGGTGCGTTACCTGGGCGCCAGTAACGTCACCGGCTGGCAGCTGCAGAAGATTGTTGATCTCAGCAAGTCCATGGGACTCAACAAGTGGATTTCTCTTCAGGTGCGCCATATTTGGTTTTACAACGAGCAGTTTCAAGATATATTTGCCGAGCATCGACCATATTTGGCACTGCACAAGtccactgtaaaaaaaaagtccgCCTATAATGAGCCCG CTGAGACTAATG GTAAAACCCTGGCGCAGGTGGCAATCCGCTGGCTGCTACAGAAGGACGTGGTGTCGTCTGTCATCATTGGCGCGAAAACTCTTCAGCAGCTGGAGGacaacatgggcgccgccaCTGGCTGGGAGATCGCGGAGGAACAG ATGGCTGAACTTGACACTGTCAGCCAGATGGAACCAACCTACCCGTATAGAATGATCACAAGTAGGAACAGAGACAGGGTGAGGAAAAACCTGTGCCAGTAG
- the LOC118403954 gene encoding 1-deoxyxylulose-5-phosphate synthase YajO-like yields MADKTEYRFLGGSGLKVSNICLGTMTFGDWTLLPGQCDEAASHAILDRYVELGGNFLDTADMYAEGRSEEIIGSWLEKQQREKFIVATKVRFGKGINGVGLSRHHIMQSIDDSLRRLRTDYVDLYQIHMWDEAVPIEETLSALNDLVRAGKVHYLGASNVTGWQLQKIVELSKSMGLNKWISLQVEYNLLCRGIEWELVDVCRREGIGIIPWSPLKGGLLTGKFKREDDAPEGTRIAVVTKKGMDLEGAPDFERIKKDDKTWKIIDATKNAAEAAGKTPAQVAIRWLLQKDVVSSVIIGAKSLQQLEDNMGAATGWEITEEQMAELDTVSQMEPTYPYRLLTRMNSDRVRKNMCQ; encoded by the exons ATGGCCGACAAGACTGAGTACCGATTCCTGGGCGGCAGCGGTTTGAAGGTGTCCAACATCTGCCTGGGCACCATGACGTTTGGAGACTGG ACGCTTTTGCCCGGGCAGTGCGACGAGGCGGCCTCCCATGCCATCCTGGATCGCTACGTGGAGCTGGGAGGAAACTTCTTAGATACTGCAGACATGTATGCCGAAGGAAGGTCTGAAGAGATCATAGGAAGCTGGTTGGAAAA ACAGCAGCGAGAGAAGTTTATTGTTGCCACCAAAGTCCGCTTCGGCAAGGGCATCAACGGGGTAGGACTGAGCCGCCATCACATCATGCAGTCCATAGACGACAGTCTGCGCAGGCTCCGTACGGACTATGTGGACCTGTACCAG ATCCATATGTGGGACGAGGCTGTCCCCATCGAAGAGACCCTGTCAGCTCTGAATGACCTGGTGCGCGCAGGGAAGGTGCATTACCTGGGCGCCAGTAACGTCACCGGCTGGCAGCTGCAGAAGATTGTTGAGCTGAGCAAGTCCATGGGACTCAACAAGTGGATATCTCTTCAG GTGGAGTACAACCTTCTGTGCCGTGGGATCGAGTGGGAGCTGGTTGATGTCTGCAGGCGGGAGGGTATCGGTATCATCCCGTGGAGCCCGCTCAAAGG AGGTCTGCTGACTGGGAAGTTCAAAAGAGAAGATGACGCGCCTGAGGGAACCAGAATCGCGGTCGTCACCAAGAAGGGAATGGACCTGGAGGGGGCCCCAGACTTCGAGAGGATTAAAAAAGATGACAAGACCTGGAAGATCATTGATGCCACGAAAAATGCAGCTGAGGCTGCTG GTAAAACCCCGGCGCAGGTTGCAATCCGCTGGCTGCTACAGAAGGACGTGGTGTCGTCTGTTATCATTGGCGCGAAAAGTCTTCAGCAGCTGGAGGACAACATGGGTGCCGCCACTGGCTGGGAGATCACGGAGGAACAG ATGGCTGAGCTCGACACTGTCAGCCAGATGGAACCAACCTACCCCTACAGACTGCTCACAAGGATGAACAGTGACAGGGTGAGGAAGAACATGTGCCAGTAG
- the LOC118403985 gene encoding transmembrane protein 65-like, which translates to MFTVGSKMAAVMTRFSQAVTSTVVRSLCHDHVLLRSGTNYLPAFFQHRTVYEYTLDKPEGAKEFVYTLRKMERQTLLLELQKFESQEGQGNPSIRPTSRQLWLVATHNILPFIGFGFLDNAVMLVAGDYIDVTIGTALGISTLAAAGLGNLLSDLFGLGAASYVEVLALKVGLPSPELTPQQLDMSSSKWAANLGRVFGVTVGCLLGMLPLYFLPRREKDHDNKEASSKTE; encoded by the exons ATGTTTACAGTTggatccaaaatggcggctgtcATGACCAGATTTTCTCAGGCTGTCACCTCTACTGTCGTCCGATCGTTGTGTCACGACCATGTACTGCTCCGGTCCGGAACAAATTATCTCCCAGCCTTTTTCCAGCACAGGACTGTCTATGAGTACACATTAGACAAACCAGAAGGCGCCAAGGAATTTGTATACACGCTGCGGAAGATGGAACGACAGACGCTGCTTCTTGAGTTACAGAAGTTTGAATCACAGGAGGGCCAAG GGAATCCATCAATTAGACCAACATCCAGACAATTATGGCTCG TTGCCACACACAATATCTTGCCATTCATAGGCTTTGGCTTTCTGGACAATGCTGTTATGTTAGTTGCA GGTGATTACATAGATGTGACGATAGGAACTGCTCTAGGCATCTCAACATTAGCAG CTGCTGGATTGGGCAACTTGTTATCAGACCTATTTGGGCTGGG AGCAGCAAGTTATGTTGAGGTGCTGGCGTTGAAAGTGGGGCTCCCATCACCGGAGCTGACTCCTCAGCAACTGGACATGTCTTCTTCAAAATGGGCAGCAAATCTG GGTCGTGTTTTTGGTGTGACAGTAGGCTGCCTCCTGGGCATGCTGCCGCTCTACTTTCTCCCAAGACGAGAGAAGGATCATGACAACAAGGAAGCTTCATCGAAAACAGAATAA